The sequence CAGGTAAACCATataaaccacacaaaaaaagaaaacaatcgGAGGATTTAAATGGAATTAAATCTTATCTCATTAATTATATATGGAtattatctatactatttataagaggATTTCTAAACCTTAGGtttaacagaaaaaaaaaaaaattttgaggacAACccggtaaaaatatatctctaactccacttaaaatgcctacaaaTCTCATAGTAATCCatatcttcaaaacaaacttatccaatttttttaaaaaagaaaatgataacactagacaaaaaaaaaagccttatcGCATGCGCAAGGCACATGCGATGAGGCCAATACATGGATAAGAGAATAGGATTGTCATTgattataaaatcaaaaatttatcaaaacaaaaaaattcaaaacactgaattataaataaaaaaaattatttaatttataacaaTAGACAAATGCATATTTTTCCCACActacttatttaattatgttaaaaaaaaaattacaattttagtaactttttcaaattttcgtAAAGTATTATTCACCCATCACACTCATGACTCACGAGTTAAAGtagtttttccaattttccACTAGCTCCCCCACATGGTCTCAGACACAGCTGGTTGTTGAAACATCTGTTTCTGGGACCCACATATTAGGCCATTAAACCAACCCATGCGATTTGAATTTTCGAACAGAAATCAcgctagaaaaagaaaaaccaaagcaAGAAATGCTCATGGTAACAAACATAAGGACGCCTATCCCTTATCATCTCTCCCAGTTTAGaatattctaattttaatttcttcattGGGCCTACCACGACTATTCAAttcaaaagctaaaaaaaaagaaaaagaaaaaaaaagaggtaacaAAAACAGTACAAACGAACTCCACAAAAACCAAATTGGAATCTAATTTTCAAGTCCGTCTCGAACGCAGagaacacccaaaaaaaaaaaaaaacaaaaaatgatctTCTTCTTTGAGTGGCTCCGAGCTTCACTATGGTGTTGTGATCTCATAGCTTAAATCTCAACCGTCTATCTGGATGGGCCAGTCAACTTCGACGGCTGCCATTTCCAGCCGCCGTGAAATCAATCACAGCAATCGACCTAAGTCGAAATCAACGGCCCTGATCTGCCCGATGCAACCCCTCGAAGATAACGATGACAACGAGATTATCGATGGTGGCGATCCTGACTATATCTCTGAGCTGCCTGATGAGTGCTTGGCTTGTATATTTCAGTCTCTGAACTCCGGTGAACGGAAACGCTGCTCTCTGGTTTGTCACCGGTGGTTTCGGGTCGAAGGTCAGAGTCGCCACCGACTTTCTCTCAACGCACAGTCGGAACTCTACCCGCTGATAGATTCTCTGTTTTCGCGGTTCGATTCCGTGACGAAGCTCGCTTTGAAGTGCGACCGTAGATCCGCGAGTATCTGCGACGACGCGCTCGTGCAGATCTCGCGCAAGTGCCGGAACCTCACGCGCCTCAAGCTCCGCGCGTGTCGCGAATTGACCGACGCGGGGATGGATGCCTTTGCGAAGAACTGCAAGGGCTTGAAGAAGCTCTCGTGTGGATCCTGTACTTTCGGAGCTAAAGGTATGAACGCCGTGCTCGAAAACTGTTCGTCTCTTGAAGAACTCTCCGTGAAACGCTTACGTGGCATCACCGACGGAGCCACGGCTGAGCCGATCGGTCCCGGCGCGGCGGCTTCGTCTCTCAAAACGATTTGCTTGAAGGAACTCTATAACGGTCAGTGTTTCGGTCCCCTAATTACAGGagcaaaaaacttgaaaacttTGAAGCTATATCGGTGCTCCGGCGATTGGGATAAGCTTCTTCAATCGGTCACAGAACACGTTACGAGCTTAATCGAAATCCACCTCGAGCGTCTTCAAGTCAGCGATGTCGGTCTTTTGGCGATCTCGAATTgttcagatctggaaattcttCACCTCGTGAAAACGCCCGAGTGCACAAATAACGGACTCTTATCGCTCTCCGAACGTTGCAAGCACTTGCGGAAGCTTCACATTGATGGTTGGAAGGCGAATCGAATCGGAGACGAAGGCTTAATCGCGGTATCGAAAAACTGTGGTAATCTTCAGGAATTGGTTCTCATCGGTGTGAATCCAACGAAGCAAAGCTTGGAATCTCTAGCTACGAATTGCAAGAATCTAGAGCGCTTAGCTTTATGTGGAAGCGATACCGTTGGTGACCCTGAGATTTCGTGCATTGCTGCAAAATGTATAGCATTGAAGAAGCTTTGTATAAAAAGCTGCCCTGTATCCAATCAAGGCCTGGAAGCCTTAGCCAATGGCTGCCCTAGTTTGGTGAAAGTGAAGCTCAAGAAATGTAGAGCAGTAACTATGGAAGGCGCTGAATGGTTGAAAAATAATAGAGAATCACTTGCTGTGAATTTGGACAATGGTGAGACTGAGCAGCAGGATGCGAGTGCAAGTGATGGAGCACAAGAAAACGGCGGCGCGGCCGAATTCCTGCCTCCTGCAGTGCCTAGCCAAATGGCTGCGGCAGCGGCAGCTGCTGTGGCGGCGAATAATATGGCGAGAAGTACGAGCCGTTCGAGCTCGATGAAGTGGAGATTAGGGCTATTAAGTGGGAGGAGTTTCGTGGCTTGTACTTTGAGAAGGTGGTCAAGTGCTAACAGCAATGGTCGGGGTAGTTAGGTTGATGTCCGGTCTAATTTACATTGTTTTGTGTTGTATGATCTGATtctgtctttctctctttatcttaatgtatttaatttaatttctgtGTGTTCTGTTTATTGCGCTTATTTTGAATTGAATCTTCACTGTTGCAATTGGTAATCATACTTTTCtcaattctctttttatttgagtttgttt is a genomic window of Quercus lobata isolate SW786 chromosome 2, ValleyOak3.0 Primary Assembly, whole genome shotgun sequence containing:
- the LOC115974137 gene encoding F-box protein At1g47056-like, whose translation is MGQSTSTAAISSRREINHSNRPKSKSTALICPMQPLEDNDDNEIIDGGDPDYISELPDECLACIFQSLNSGERKRCSLVCHRWFRVEGQSRHRLSLNAQSELYPLIDSLFSRFDSVTKLALKCDRRSASICDDALVQISRKCRNLTRLKLRACRELTDAGMDAFAKNCKGLKKLSCGSCTFGAKGMNAVLENCSSLEELSVKRLRGITDGATAEPIGPGAAASSLKTICLKELYNGQCFGPLITGAKNLKTLKLYRCSGDWDKLLQSVTEHVTSLIEIHLERLQVSDVGLLAISNCSDLEILHLVKTPECTNNGLLSLSERCKHLRKLHIDGWKANRIGDEGLIAVSKNCGNLQELVLIGVNPTKQSLESLATNCKNLERLALCGSDTVGDPEISCIAAKCIALKKLCIKSCPVSNQGLEALANGCPSLVKVKLKKCRAVTMEGAEWLKNNRESLAVNLDNGETEQQDASASDGAQENGGAAEFLPPAVPSQMAAAAAAAVAANNMARSTSRSSSMKWRLGLLSGRSFVACTLRRWSSANSNGRGS